AAAAAAGGACTTGAATGGCTTCATAAGGTTAAAAATAACACAGGATTAATGGTGGCTACAGAAGTAGCAAATGCAGAACATGTGAAATTATCCATTTCTTTTGGAATAGATATTCTTTGGATAGGAGCTAGAAGTACGGCTAGTCCTTTTACAATTCAAGAAATAGCGGATGCACTGGAAGGAGCAAATAATAAAATCATTTTGGTTAAAAACCCCATTCATCCTGATATGGAATTGTGGATAGGAGCTTTAGAACGTTTATTGAGAAAAGGAATTAGAAAATTAGGAGTCATACACCGTGGATTTTATACCTATAAAAACTCAAAATATCGTAATCAACCTAATTGGAATCTTTTATTAAATTTTAGGAGTCTTCTTCCGAGAATTCCTATTCTATGTGATCCTTCACATATTTGTGGAAATAAAGAAGGAATTTTAGATATAGCAAAAAAAGCTTATCATTTTCAATATGAAGGATTGATGATAGAAAGTCATTGTGATCCAGATCATGCTTGGAGTGATGCTCAACAACAAATCACCCCTGAAAATCTTTTGGAAATGTTAAAAGAATTAACATATATTGAAAAATGTGATCAAAAAAGTGAAAGACATTTAGATTCTTTTCGAATTTTAATTGATGAACTAGATGAAAATATTATTGCGCTTTTGGCCGAAAGAATGAACATTTCAAAAAAATTAGGATCTTTGAAAAAATCTTCAGATATTGCTATTTTTCAACCCAGAAGATGGAAAGATATTATGAAAAAGTATTTGAATTTAGGAAAAAGTTTAGGTATTTCTGAAGAATTTATTGAAGGAATTTTTAAACTATTGCATCAAGAATCTATCAAAATTCAGAATCAAAT
This DNA window, taken from Blattabacterium sp. (Nauphoeta cinerea), encodes the following:
- a CDS encoding bifunctional 3-deoxy-7-phosphoheptulonate synthase/chorismate mutase type II; its protein translation is MEKLNSSIDRSWIDKWNQPFILSGPCSAENEQQILETANRLNSSYVQAFRAGIWKPRTKPNNFEGIGKKGLEWLHKVKNNTGLMVATEVANAEHVKLSISFGIDILWIGARSTASPFTIQEIADALEGANNKIILVKNPIHPDMELWIGALERLLRKGIRKLGVIHRGFYTYKNSKYRNQPNWNLLLNFRSLLPRIPILCDPSHICGNKEGILDIAKKAYHFQYEGLMIESHCDPDHAWSDAQQQITPENLLEMLKELTYIEKCDQKSERHLDSFRILIDELDENIIALLAERMNISKKLGSLKKSSDIAIFQPRRWKDIMKKYLNLGKSLGISEEFIEGIFKLLHQESIKIQNQIK